In Monodelphis domestica isolate mMonDom1 chromosome 1, mMonDom1.pri, whole genome shotgun sequence, the sequence ctccataaAAACTTCTTGTTCCTTtggaacaaatttttttttttaaaacccttaccttctgtcttggagtcaatactgtgtattggctccaaggcagaagagtggtaagggctaggcaatgggggtcaagtgacttgcccagggtcacacagctgggaagtggctgaggccagatttgaacctaggacctcccatctctaggcctggctctcaatccactgagctacccagctgccccccctttgGAACAAATTTGAAAGGGTTTGGGGCTTAGCTCTCTGCTCACTGCTACCAGCAGTGTGACTGAGGACAagttatattttctctctctctgaggctCCATTTCCTCAGCTTTATAATGAAAGGGATGCTCTCTCCAGTGTCTTCCAGCTTTGACATTTTGGAGTTCTCTGAGTTAGTTCTCAGGGAATCAGAGAGTCTTGCTTGTCTATTCCACTTCTGCCCACATTTCCTTTAGGACATTTTGAGGGGAATCCATTGTCCTTTTCATTTCACTTGCTTATATTTGAAAGAAGGGCCCTTGCCTTCTGCCTGGGCACTGAGGCAGGGTTTCCCTAGCCCCAGCTTCCGGGATTTGATAGTGTTTTATCCCAGTACATCTGTTCTTTGACATCTCAGATTGCCTGAGCTAGGTCTCTCTCATGGCTAGTCTGGTTGATGGTGAGGGGGAGTGGTGGGAACCCTGCTGCTCAGACCAAGATGGGTAGCTACAAGAAGACcctaaagaaagagatgagaccTGTCCCTCAGAATCTCCAGTTTTCTTAGCCTAGGGCAGTGCAAAGAAGGGTTTTTAGAAAAATCTCGTGCAGATAGAAACATAGCTTCTAAGAGACCTAGATAGAAGACTTGTGAGAGATACAGACTAATAAGACACAGTGAAACTGGAATGGAGATGTCCTTGGGAGTCTTAAGGTCCCATATTGCCTCCCTTTCTTGTGgtatttgtattttgtatatttgtatattccCTTGGGTGGAGAATGTCTGTTTGACCTGCATTGTAGGGGCCTAGACCCATAGGAGAGCAGAGGAAAGCCGAGTTACCTAGTCATTTGGCTATTGATTGTTGTCACTGGCCAGGGCTGGCTGAGAGCACCAGCTCCATTGCTTTCTCATCTCCAGTTAAGGGAAGATAGAGCCCTTCTGCCTCATCCTCTGGCTTCTTGAGAGACATtggtgattgggggggggggggaatcatcttttaaaattggAAGAAGCCACAAGTTCTCTTACTAGAgagtaaactgagactcagagaaaggaTTTGATGAAGATCACACAACCATTACTAGAACTCAGAGTTCAGGACTCCCCTAGTTTTTACCTTTCTCATTTCATATTGAGACTGAAGTTCTTACTGGGTCTGGAGGTTGAAGGTAAGGGTCAGGAAGCCCTGGCATGTTGGTAATTTCTTATCTCCCCAATTTAGAGCTTCTGGAGGCTGTGGAGTCTCACTGTCCCTACTCAGAGGCTTCCTGGGTTCTGTGGTTCTGTCCCTGTCTCCATTGGGCACAAGTAGAGAAAGTGGAAGTAGAGCTTTCTCAAGACAACCAAAAATTATCCTATCCCTCTTTGCTCCTCCCTAAATCCCTTTATTCCCTGTGATTCTCTTGGGGATTGGGGCAGGGGTAGATTTAGGCTAGACACAAGGAAGGACTCCATGGGTTTCAAAGATTCTTGAACAAGTGGGCTCAGGAATATTGTAAAGGTAGACTCCTCTTAGGGAGATGGAGTAGTAGATAGTAGGGtggattccaagagggaagggggtTCCAAgaggtcattattattatttagtaaacccttaccttcttctgtcttggagtcaatactgtgtattggctccaaggcagaagagtggtaagggctaggcaatgggggttaagtgacttgtccagggtcatacaactgggaagtgtctgaggccagatttgaacctaggacctcctgtctctaggcctggctctcaatccactgagccacccagctgcccccaagaggcCATTATTATTGAGAAGGTCTCATTATTTCTCCTGCCTTCTTCTCTTGCCATCCTGGATTAGAGCACCATCTCTCCCATTGCACTGTGCTTCTCTCCATCCTAACCCAGTGGGACCCAAAGTGTAGCTCTGGGAATGAAGTTAAGTGGAGAAGGGAGATTCTGGAAGAGTCAAGACCTTAAAAGGGTTTACTTTGAGCCCCAACCTagcctttttattttaacccttactttctgtgttaaTAACAACTCAGGACAAAAACAAGGggtagacaaatggggttaagtgacttgctcagggtcacatagctaggaagtctctgaggccagatcctcctgacttcaggcctggtctctctccattgtgccacgtGGCTGCTACCCCTCTGCCCTAGTCTTTAACAGTGAACTTTTTACTCGGGGTGGGCCTGGGCCTGGGAATTTTCAGAAATTTCTTTGCCCTATCTTTACCCCCTCCCTTTCTATTAGAAGCCCAGGTAGGGGAGTGAGTGCCATTCGGGATAGGCTTCTAATTTGATCCAAAGGGAGTCTTTGGAACAGTCTTGGCTGGGTCCAAAATAGTCGGTCCTTACCTTTCTCCCTACTCACCCATTCACCATCACATAATGTCCAGTGCTCTTGAGGATACCCAGCCCCAACTCACATACCCAGGGCAGggcaactccctcattttgcagataaggaaactgacaccTAAAGAAGTAATGTCATTTGTCCTTGGTCACAGAGATGACAAAAattccacatttgaacccaagtcctttgacttcAGATCAGCATTTCTTCCCACTGTAGCAGATTTAGATCTATTTGGCATCTCCTGCCCCATCCCCAGATTCTGGGGCTGAACAGTTCCGGCCCCTAGAACAGGACACAGTACCTTCTGCCTGAATCCATCCTCTCTTTGCAGTTTCCTTCCCTTGTAGCAGTACTTGCTTGGGGGATTGGCAGCCCAAGGTCTGTGGGGATCAAAGGGCTCTTAGGCTATTGTCACACTGAGATTCCACCTTCTCCTTTTCGCCCAAACTGAGCTGGGAAAATCACCCTGGGGCAAATTTGAATGGTCTAGAACCCATGAGACCCAGGTTTCAGATGATCTCTGCCCTGGCCTGGCCACCATCCCTCCCATCGCTGCAGATAATGTGGAGTGGGCAGTGTGTGTTCTCAGCAGACACCCACCCTTGTCTGTGCCCttggggtgaggtgggggagtGTCTGAGCACCTCGGAAGAGAGAAAGCTGTGTCTTGTTGCCATCCCTACCCATGCTCAGGGCTCTGGTGCCCCCTTCAACAAGGGCTCCCAATATTGTCCCCTGTTCTCggctccttctttcttactctggtcattatccccaccccaccccaccccaccccctctaATGCAAGGGCCACTCATCGGAGGGGGGTGGCGATGGTGGTGTGGGAAGACTAGGGAGGAGGGCGGCAAAGGGCTCCAGGGCCTGGCGGGCTGGCGAACAGGACAAAGAGTCAGTGTGTGCCCAGCtctggggggggtgggggtggagctCCAGCCAGATGTGAGTCTCTCCCAATGAACAAACAACCCGCTCAGCGGGCAGCACTGTTCCACCCTGCTCAGGCCCTCTGGCTCTGACCCTCCCTCCTGGAGCCCCCAGATGGGTGGGGGACCATGGGCTGcccccctccccttaccccctCAATCAGAGAAGGGCAGCAGTTACTACAGAAGCCAGAAATCTACCACTGGACTATCAAGGCATGATGATGGCTCCTGAGAGCCCTTAGGTCCCCATGGACCCTGCTCTTAGGTGTCCCCAAAATGAAAGCCTGTTCTCAGATGCTGTGGTACTTACAGTGTTTTGGggtacagatttttttttgtgggtATAAGGCAGAAGACTGGCTAACAAGAGAATAAGACAATTTTTCCCCCTCCTAGTCAGCATTAGGGGAGAAACTAAAGAAACTATCATATAGTACTCggatgaccctgaacaagtctctagaattttgttttctcatctgtaaaatacaaaGGTTGATCCCAGgatttctgagatcccttccagccctagaGCTATGATATTTATAAGTGACCTTTTGACTTGTTCTGGCATGGATTGGCATGATTAATGAGCGAGCCTGGCCCTCCATGGGCTTCCTCAATCCCCCCAGGGTCTGGATCCTTCAGGATCTCTTCTCTCTGGAACAAGGTCTTCACTAAAACTCCAGTGTAGCAGAACTAACAGAAAACCTGGAGTTTAGTTGTTACCTGGCTATTATTACCTTAGAAAATGTTGGAGGTCAGAGGGGCTTAAAAAACTGGCCAGTCTAATTCTTTTCaatttgatggatgaggaaacaggcccaaAGATGGGGAAATGACTTAACTGAAGTTACATGGTTGAGGGAGAGGTTTAGGGCAATTCTGTCCGCAtttctttccagtttccccaAGTCCTGTGGAAAATGGGTACAGGTCATGGAAGCTAGGTTGTTTAGCAGATTGAGTGtgaagcctagagatggaggacTTGGgctcgaatctggcctcagagtcttcctagatgtatgatcttgggcaagtcacttaacccccattgcctagcccttactgctcttctgccttggaaccaatacacagtattgattccaagatggaaagtaatgagttttgtttgttttcttttcttttttttttctttctttggctccaaggcagaagagcgataagggctaggcaataggggtcaagtgacttgcctagggtcacacagctgggaagtgtctgaggccagatttgaacctaggacctcctgtctctaggcctggctctcaatccactgagccacccagctgccccccatttgttttcttaaagaagaaaaagaaaagaaaatggatacaaCTCTCCCTAGTCTTGGGTGGTTTGACCTATAAGTTATTATGCTGATTCCTCAGCTTAGACAGAAAAAGTCTAGTTGATCAACTTTCCAAGTAGCTTGAGAAGCAAAGGTCAGGAATGGGGGAGTCAGTGGTGTTTAGTTAATAGGAACCCTTTATCTTCCTAGAGTCTGGTTGGGGGTTAGAGATTAGGAAATGAAGTTGGCCCAGATACCCTGGACCCTGGACCTGCAGCTGGGGTGACGGGCCTCTGTCAACACTAGGGTCACTCTTTGTTCCCCTGGCCTGAGCCTTGGGGGGTGAGCTGCTAGGGGATAGTTTTATGAGCTAACAACTTCCCCCCAATTTCTTTCTGCCCCTGTAGATTTTTCCTGCCAATTATACATGAGGTATGATATGATCTTCAATCATCCCTTGTCCCCCAACCACCCCccaatttttttgggggggggattataGGAACTAAGTGAGAGAGTAGAGGTCTGATCAGACCCTGCCATGGATAGGTAAAAAAACGCTAAGGTACACAGAgcagtgacttgttcaaggtcacatgggtTATAGGATCGTAGATTTGGGCAGTAAGGGATCTTAGGAACCAtcaagtccaatcccctcatcttGCAGCTGAAGAAACAGGCACAGAGAGGTTCAggaatttgtccagggtcacatagctaataaatagtCCATGGTGTAAATAGCAGAACTGTTATTTGATTCCAGACCCTTTGCCTGTAAAGCCAGTGGTCTTTCCACTATATAATACTCTCTTTGGGCTGGGGAGAGATTGTTAGAAACAGGTAGTTGTGggtttggtgttttggttttttttgctaattttgcTCTCCCTTGTCCTTGCAGAGTAGCAGGCTTCCAGACCATGCATCTGCCTTAAGGCCACCTCCATACTCTCCGTGTCGGCGTCATCCCTGACCATCAGGGGCAGGAGCCCATCCCTGGGCTCGGGGTCGGTTGGGAAGCTCCCCTAACGGGGCTCAGTTGCCATCCCGGCCCTGGCCCCAACCATGTCTAGTCTCGTTGGCAGCCCACAGCCCGAtagcggcggcagcggcagcggcaacagcggcagcagcaacagcaacagcaagtCAGGCACCGTAGAGAAATGCGGGTCAGACGAGGCCCTTCCCCCGGCCAACCCCGAGCGGCGGAACAAGAGCGGCATCATCAGTGAGCCCCTCAACAAGAGCCTGCGGAAGTCTCGGCCCCTGTCCCACTACTCGTCCTTCAGTGGTGGCAGCTCGGTGAGCGAGCTGGTGGACAAGGCAGCCGCTGCCTCCGGGCTGGCCAATGGGCACGACCCGCCCATGGACAAAACCAACTCTACCTCAAAGCACAAAAGCGGTGCTGTGGCCAGTCTGCTCAGCAAGGCAGAGCGGGCCGCCGAGCTCTCTGCCGAAGGACAGCTAACGCTGCAACAGTTTGCGCAGTCCACAGAGATGCTGAAACGGGTGGTTCAGGAACACCTTCCCCTGATGAGTGAGGCTGGGGCGGGGCTCCCAGACATGGAGGCCGTGTCAGGCACCGAGGCCCTGAACGGCCCTTCCGACTTCCCCTACCTAGGCGCCTTCCCCATCAATCCGGGCCTCTTTATCATGACGCCCGCCGGCGTGTTCCTGGCCGAGAGCGCCTTGCACATGGCGGGCCTAGCAGAATATCCTATGCAGAGTGAGCTGGCTTCTGCCATCAGCTCAGGCAAGAAGAAACGAAAACGTTGCGGCATGTGCCCACCCTGCCGACGGCGGATAAACTGCGAGCAGTGTAGCAGTTGTCGGAACCGAAAAACTGGCCACCAGATTTGCAAATTCAGAAAATGTGAGGAGCTCAAAAAGAAGCCTTCTGCTGCTCTGGAGGTAATCTGTTAGAATAGGGTCCCCGCTCTAGATTCCCAAGCTATCCCCCCAAGTTTCCTTTGTCTGTCCCCCAACCCTGCTCCCCtaacctccccttccccccaaaagagCCCAAGTAGCAAGGCATGCTTTCAGTCTGGGCTTCTGCTCCGGTCAGTGGGGATGGGGGTGGCCCCTCCAAGAATTCCTGCCCTCCCCTGCTCAGCCCCCCTAGATAAAAGAGACTTCACTCACACACCTCTACTCTCTCCCACTCTGGGTCTGGTCCACTGTCCGTTAACCAGCAGAGACATGGGTACACGGTCATTCCCATAGCCGAGGCCCCGGGAGATTCATTTCTCTCCAGGTCCTGGAATGGTCAGCCAAGCCCACTGGGGTGACAGCCTGAGTCTATGGAATGTGGGCCCTCTGTGCTGTCTGAAAGCTGGCAGACTGCTTGGTAGTTAGCATTCCTTTACTTCTGGGGAGACAGGCTGGGGGGTATTCTCCCAGTGGGGTATACCTCACTCCAATAACTTTCCTTCATGGTGGGGTTGTCTGGGAGGCATGTGGTCCCAGGGAGGGGACCCCATCTGGGCCCAAACTTCAGGGCTCATCatatcctccctctcccccacccctttccctaGGGCTACTCTCCTCTGGAGGGTAGAGCCTGTTGCTGGCCCACTGGTGTGGTATGTCTCTAACACAAAAGCATCTTTTCAGACAGGcccatcccttccccctcttctccccaccccccaacttgATTTGATTGCAAATTGTAGGAATGGTTGGAAAACAATGATTGTGTCCCTGGCACCAAAGGCCTGGGCTCCCTCCCTCggccccctcctctccctcttttctgtttccctccctcccttcctcacccaGAGAATTAGCTGTTTGTTACACACACAGACATgcataaacaaataaatacaataaatggaTACAGGCACATTCATAAaatctgcacacacacacacacacacacacacacacacacacaggcacataaACATATTCACTTAGCAGGAAAaagtatagaaatatatagacatataagCACAGGCAAGAAGTTTCACAAATTTGGTTTGCTTGGCCCCTTGCCTCATTCAGTAATGGCAAGCCCCATCCTTAACCTCCTTTGATGACCtccacagtcttttttttttaacccttaccttccaccttagaatcaatactgcgtattggttctaaggcagaagagaggtaagggctaggcaatggggttaagtgacttgctcagggtcacacagctaggaagcgtctgaggtcagatttgaacccaggacctcctatctctgggcctggctctcaatccactgagctacccagctgtccccttccaCAGTCTTTTTGAAAAAGTCCCAAGGGGTGCTCTAGAGTAAGCTTTGGACAGGGAAGGCAGAAGGCCTGAGACAGGGCCACTTGGGGATAATGACTTTGGGATTCCCACAAGACTAGTGTCCAC encodes:
- the CXXC5 gene encoding CXXC-type zinc finger protein 5 isoform X2, producing MSSLVGSPQPDSGGSGSGNSGSSNSNSKSGTVEKCGSDEALPPANPERRNKSGIISEPLNKSLRKSRPLSHYSSFSGGSSVSELVDKAAAASGLANGHDPPMDKTNSTSKHKSGAVASLLSKAERAAELSAEGQLTLQQFAQSTEMLKRVVQEHLPLMSEAGAGLPDMEAVSGTEALNGPSDFPYLGAFPINPGLFIMTPAGVFLAESALHMAGLAEYPMQSELASAISSGKKKRKRCGMCPPCRRRINCEQCSSCRNRKTGHQICKFRKCEELKKKPSAALEVMLPTGAAFRWFQ
- the CXXC5 gene encoding CXXC-type zinc finger protein 5 isoform X1, whose translation is MSSLVGSPQPDSGGSGSGNSGSSNSNSKSGTVEKCGSDEALPPANPERRNKSGIISEPLNKSLRKSRPLSHYSSFSGGSSVSELVDKAAAASGLANGHDPPMDKTNSTSKHKSGAVASLLSKAERAAELSAEGQLTLQQFAQSTEMLKRVVQEHLPLMSEAGAGLPDMEAVSGTEALNGPSDFPYLGAFPINPGLFIMTPAGVFLAESALHMAGLAEYPMQSELASAISSGKKKRKRCGMCPPCRRRINCEQCSSCRNRKTGHQICKFRKCEELKKKPSAALEKVMLPTGAAFRWFQ